In Citrus sinensis cultivar Valencia sweet orange chromosome 4, DVS_A1.0, whole genome shotgun sequence, one DNA window encodes the following:
- the LOC107178004 gene encoding uncharacterized protein LOC107178004 — MAPSKVSVKLLIETKGRKVLFAEAGKDFVDFLFYLLSLPLGSVVKLVREESMCGCLSDLYESIENLNEAYVQENQNKKSVLNPTSQLRVSGIPLLLSDHRESTTREFYTCPSSRGVGPNFHGGGHNYMSDVKNMTCPSCQAKMTNVWSYVSPTAASTGTVAEGGGFVKGVVTYMIMDNLEVTPMSTISSLTLLNKFKVKDVGALEEKVVNLGADEVLKLLKASLECKTVLSTVFLGN, encoded by the exons ATGGCACCTTCAAAAGTGAGCGTTAAGCTTCTTATAGAAACGAAGGGTAGGAAAGTACTATTTGCCGAAGCTGGCAAAGACTTCGTAGATTTTCTCTTCTACCTTCTTTCTTTGCCTCTTGGCTCTGTCGTTAAGCTCGTAAGAGAGGAAAGCATGTGTGGTTGCCTTAGTGACCTTTATGAAAGCATTGAAAATCTGAATGAAGCATATGTTCAGgaaaatcaaaacaagaagTCGGTGTTGAATCCAACGTCTCAATTGCGTGTCAGCGGAATCCCTCTCTTGCTATCTGATCATCGTGAATCAACCACTCGAGAGTTTTACACATGTCCTAGCTCTCGTGGAGTTGGTCCTAACTTTCATGGAGGTGGTCATAACTATATGTCTGATGTTAAAAACATGACTTGTCCTAGTTGCCAAGCAAAAATGACCAATGTGTGGTCTTATGTTTCTCCGACAGCTGCGAGCACGGGGACGGTGGCTGAGGGTGGTGGCTTTGTAAAAGGGGTAGTGACTTACATGATAATGGATAATCTGGAGGTGACGCCTATGTCTACTATTTCTTCTCttactttattaaataagttcaAAGTTAAGGATGTGGGAGCTCTTGAGGAAAAGGTTGTTAATTTGGGTGCGGATGAG GTCTTGAAGCTGCTGAAGGCGTCTTTGGAATGCAAGACTGTTCTCTCAACTGTTTTCCTTGGGAATTGA
- the LOC102622782 gene encoding protein-tyrosine-phosphatase MKP1, with the protein MLEKEDDLGNPRGSCQLPGSRKMFWRSASWSSSRTASQNPETEERDLADPSGSNIVNSNGRRFPVPLTPRSQQNSKARSCLPPLQPLSIARRSLDEWPKASSDDVGEWHQPPTPSGNKSGERLKLDLSSIQRNSDKNGGLVKRDKIAFFDKECSKVAEHIYLGGDAVARDRDILKQHGITHILNCVGFVCPEYFKADFVYRTLWLQDSPSEDITSILYDVFDYFEDVREKGGRVFVHCCQGVSRSTSLVIAYLMWREGQSFDDAFQYVKAARGIADPNMGFACQLLQCQKRVHAFPLSPSSLLRMYRIAPHSPYDPLHLVPKMLNDPTPLALDSRGAFIVHIPAAIYIWIGKHCESIMERDARGAVCQLVRYERAQGRIVIIKEGEEPGYFWDAFSNFLPLMDKSRNGVEIRESTIKMVPGERKVNSYDVDYEIFRKAIMGGFVPPFSSSENEHETHLPARESSWSALRRKFASGDMKEFVSVPKISLCRVYSESMMLVHSSSPSSSTSSLLSSSSSPPYLSPDSVCSDSSTSSKCSSESSMDSPSAASCSLPVSSTLSIFSNLSLHSFKNSSEDNKPETCGSQPPLSPVKRISPSLAERRGSLSKSLKLPVMTSNVRANSSLDLLASQEDVASRSDNTYTLCNSDSIDIVFKSKSAIRNGEEDATQMCKLKISPSSVDTAELCHKVSSSANNCVDSGRNYSWREGLKANRLDESVPDHCNQMQPLIYRWPTFERVGKFDSSALNSKSAFAIFSPSRDSGKSAARVLYFWVGRSFCHGESPIQLDNNKELGNIEGSDQNQFGYDILTRMGLPKDTPIKIIKEDEEPREFLALLSTP; encoded by the exons ATGTTGGAGAAAGAGGATGACCTGGGTAATCCTAGGGGTAGTTGCCAGCTTCCTGGCTCTCGGAAGATGTTTTGGCGATCAGCCTCATGGTCGTCCTCTCGTACTGCCTCTCAAAACCCCGAAACTGAAGAGAGAGATCTAGCTGATCCGAGTGGTAGCAATATTGTAAACAGTAATGGGCGCCGGTTTCCTGTCCCATTAACTCCACGTTCCCAACAGAATTCAAAGGCACGTTCTTGTTTGCCACCCTTGCAGCCATTATCTATTGCACGTCGGAGCTTAGATGAGTGGCCAAAGGCGAGTTCTGATGATGTTGGTGAGTGGCATCAGCCCCCCACTCCAAGTGGGAACAAGAGCGGTGAGAGACTGAAACTTGATTTATCATCTATTCAGAGAAACTCAGATAAGAATGGTGGGCTGGTGAAGAGGGATAAGATTGCTTTCTTTGATAAAGAATGTTCGAAGGTAGCAGAACATATATATCTTGGAGGGGATGCTGTCGCTAGGGACAGGGATATATTGAAACAGCACGGGATTACCCATATTTTGAACTGTGTGGGCTTTGTATGTCCTGAGTATTTTAAAGCTGATTTTGTCTACAGAACACTGTGGTTGCAGGATAGTCCGTCTGAGGATATCACCAGCATTTTGTATGAtgtttttgattattttgaagATGTGAGAGAAAAAGGTGGAAGGGTTTTTGTTCATTGTTGTCAGGGCGTGTCACGGTCCACATCATTGGTAATTGCATATCTAATGTGGAGAGAAGGGCAGAGTTTTGATGATGCTTTTCAATATGTAAAGGCAGCTAGAGGCATTGCTGACCCAAATATGGGTTTTGCTTGCCAGCTGTTACAGTGCCAAAAAAGAGTTCATGCATTCCCCCTTAGCCCCAGTTCATTGTTGAGGATGTACAGGATTGCCCCACACTCCCCATATGATCCTCTGCACCTAGTCCCAAAAATGTTGAATGATCCTACACCATTGGCTCTGGATTCTAGAGGTGCGTTTATTGTTCATATACCCGCTGCAATATATATTTGGATCGGTAAGCATTGTGAGTCTATCATGGAAAGGGATGCTAGAGGAGCCGTTTGTCAACTTGTGCGGTATGAGAGAGCACAAGGACGTATTGTCATCATCAAGGAAGGGGAGGAACCAGGTTATTTTTGGGATGCTTTCTCAAACTTTTTACCTTTGATGGATAAGTCTCGAAATGGAGTGGAGATTAGGGAATCAACTATTAAGATGGTGCCTGGTGAGAGGAAAGTGAACTCATATGATgttgattatgaaattttccGCAAAGCTATTATGGGAGGTTTTGTTCCTCCATTTTCATCTTCAGAGAATGAGCACGAAACTCATCTTCCTGCCAGAGAAAGTAGTTGGAGTGCTCTAAGGCGTAAGTTTGCCTCAGGTGATATGAAGGAGTTTGTCTCAGTgcccaaaatatctctatgtCGAGTTTATTCTGAATCTATGATGTTAGTACATTCGTCATCACCgtcatcatcaacatcttcATTGTTATCTTCGTCTTCTTCTCCCCCTTATCTCTCCCCAGATTCAGTCTGTTCTGATTCAAGTACTAGTTCAAAGTGTTCCTCAGAATCCTCTATGGATTCTCCTTCAGCAGCATCTTGTTCTCTTCCAGTGTCTTCAACTTTGTCTATTTTTTCTAACCTGTCTCTTCATTCATTTAAAAACTCTAGTGAAGATAACAAACCAGAAACTTGTGGTTCTCAGCCTCCTTTGTCacctgttaaaagaatttcacCATCCCTTGCAGAGCGTAGAGGTAGCTTGTCAAAGTCTTTGAAGCTGCCAGTGATGACTAGTAATGTAAGGGCAAACAGTAGCCTAGATCTTTTGGCCAGTCAAGAAGATGTTGCAAGCAGAAGTGACAATACGTATACTTTGTGTAATTCTGATAGTATAGATATTGTTTTTAAGAGCAAGAGTGCTATTAGAAATGGAGAGGAAGATGCAACTCAAATGTGCAAACTGAAGATATCTCCAAGTAGTGTAGATACTGCTGAATTGTGTCATAAAGTATCCTCCTCTGCAAACAATTGTGTTGATTCTGGGAGAAATTATTCTTGGAGAGAAGGCCTTAAAGCCAATAGGCTGGATGAAAGTGTTCCAGATCATTGTAATCAAATGCAACCTTTGATATATCGCTGGCCCACTTTTGAAAGGGTTGGAAAATTTGACTCGAGTGCTTTGAATTCTAAATCTgcttttgcaattttttctCCTAGTAGAGACTCAGGGAAGAGTGCAGCTAGGGTTCTTTATTTCTGGGTCGGAAGATCTTTCTGTCATGGTGAAAGCCCGATTCAGTTAGACAACAACAAAGAGTTAGGGAATATAGAAGGTAGTGACCAGAATCAATTTGGTTATGACATTCTGACTAGGATGGGTTTGCCGAAGGACACCCCAATAAAG ATTAttaaagaagatgaagagcCAAGGGAGTTTCTTGCATTGTTAAGTACGCCGTAG
- the LOC102623092 gene encoding SKP1-like protein 1, giving the protein MSSSSENNSKKMIILKSSDGETFEVEETVALQSQTIRHMVEDDCADSVIPLPNVTGTILSMVVEYCKKHVEAAAAAAGGDNDVKNWDRDFVKVDQETLLDLLLAANYLNIKDLLELTCQATADMIKDKSPEEVRRIFHINNDFTPQEEQEIRRENQWAFE; this is encoded by the coding sequence ATGTCGTCGTCGTCGGAGAATAATAGTAAGAAGATGATAATTCTGAAGAGTTCGGACGGGGAGACGTTCGAGGTGGAGGAGACGGTGGCGTTGCAGTCGCAGACGATCAGGCACATGGTGGAGGACGACTGTGCGGACAGCGTGATCCCGCTGCCGAACGTGACGGGCACGATTCTCTCCATGGTCGTAGAATACTGCAAGAAGCACGTGGAGGCGGCGGCGGCAGCAGCGGGGGGTGACAATGACGTCAAGAACTGGGACCGTGATTTCGTGAAGGTTGACCAAGAGACCCTCTTAGACCTACTCCTGGCAGCGAACTATCTGAACATCAAGGACCTGCTGGAGCTGACCTGCCAAGCTACCGCCGACATGATAAAGGACAAGTCTCCTGAGGAGGTCCGCAGGATATTCCACATCAATAACGACTTCACTCCTCAGGAAGAACAAGAGATTCGGAGGGAGAACCAATGGGCTTTTGAGTGA